From a region of the Mycobacterium sp. SMC-8 genome:
- the abc-f gene encoding ribosomal protection-like ABC-F family protein, with protein MTATLVAKNVAGGFAHRTLFENVDLTVAPGDVVGVVGANGAGKSTLLRILAGELDPLRGSVSVAPADAFVGWLPQEHERVPGETVAAYVARRTGCAQATRAMDAAAAALDDAGNGADAYAAALDHWLATGAADLDERLPAVLADLGLDTDAVRPDTTPMTALSGGQAARVGLAALLLSRFDIVLLDEPTNDLDLDGLARLERFVGELRGGVVLVSHDREFLSRTVTRVLELDLAQNTATVFGGGYDSYLDEREVNRRHRREQYEEFAEKKADLVARARIQREWSSQGTRNAIRKAPDNDKIRRRAATESSEKQAQKVRQMESRIARLDEVEEPRKEWTLQFTIGAAPRSSAVVATLDKAVVRQGAFVLGPVSLQVDAGERIGITGPNGAGKSTLLRLLLGRQRPDEGRASLGASVEIGEIDQARAYFTGPDRLLDRFEQQVPSWPTADVRTLLAKFGLGADHVERAVDHLSPGERTRAGMALLQARGTNVLVLDEPTNHLDLPAIEQLEQALDAYAGALLLVTHDRRMLQNVRLDRSWRVENGRVE; from the coding sequence ATGACCGCAACGCTCGTCGCGAAGAATGTGGCGGGCGGATTCGCCCACCGCACCCTCTTCGAGAACGTCGACCTGACCGTCGCCCCGGGCGATGTGGTCGGAGTCGTCGGCGCCAACGGCGCCGGCAAAAGCACCCTACTGCGAATCCTGGCCGGGGAACTGGATCCGCTCCGAGGTTCGGTCAGCGTCGCGCCGGCCGACGCATTCGTCGGGTGGCTGCCCCAGGAGCACGAACGCGTCCCGGGCGAGACCGTGGCGGCCTACGTCGCGCGCCGCACCGGATGTGCCCAGGCCACGCGCGCCATGGACGCCGCGGCCGCCGCGCTGGACGACGCGGGCAACGGCGCCGACGCGTACGCGGCCGCGCTGGACCACTGGCTTGCCACCGGCGCCGCCGACCTCGACGAGCGACTGCCGGCAGTATTGGCCGACCTCGGACTCGACACCGATGCCGTGCGTCCGGACACGACGCCAATGACCGCCCTGTCGGGCGGGCAGGCCGCCCGGGTGGGACTGGCGGCGCTGCTGCTGTCGCGGTTCGACATCGTGCTGCTCGACGAACCGACCAACGACCTCGACCTGGACGGCCTGGCCAGGCTCGAGCGGTTCGTCGGCGAGCTGCGCGGCGGAGTTGTCCTGGTCAGTCACGACCGGGAATTCCTGTCCCGCACCGTGACTCGCGTACTGGAACTCGACCTGGCGCAGAACACCGCCACCGTATTCGGCGGCGGATACGACAGCTATCTGGACGAGCGCGAGGTCAACCGCCGGCATCGGCGCGAACAGTACGAGGAGTTCGCCGAGAAGAAGGCCGACCTGGTGGCCCGCGCGCGTATACAGCGGGAATGGTCGAGCCAGGGCACGCGCAACGCGATCCGCAAGGCACCCGACAACGACAAGATCCGTCGCCGTGCGGCCACCGAATCCAGTGAAAAGCAGGCGCAGAAGGTGCGTCAGATGGAGAGCCGGATCGCCCGCCTGGACGAGGTCGAGGAGCCCCGCAAGGAATGGACGCTGCAGTTCACCATCGGGGCGGCGCCGCGATCGAGTGCGGTGGTCGCGACACTCGACAAAGCTGTTGTGCGGCAAGGCGCTTTCGTGCTCGGCCCGGTGTCACTGCAGGTAGACGCCGGGGAGCGCATCGGCATCACCGGCCCCAACGGGGCGGGTAAGTCGACGTTGCTGCGCCTGCTGCTGGGCCGTCAGCGGCCCGATGAGGGGCGGGCGAGCCTGGGTGCCAGTGTCGAGATCGGCGAAATCGACCAGGCCCGTGCGTATTTCACTGGCCCTGATCGGCTTCTCGACCGGTTCGAGCAGCAGGTGCCGTCCTGGCCGACCGCCGACGTGCGGACGCTGCTGGCGAAATTCGGGCTCGGCGCCGACCACGTGGAACGCGCCGTCGACCACCTCTCGCCTGGCGAACGCACCAGGGCCGGGATGGCACTCCTACAGGCCCGAGGCACCAACGTGCTGGTGCTCGACGAGCCGACCAACCATCTCGACCTGCCCGCCATCGAGCAGCTCGAACAGGCCCTGGACGCCTATGCGGGCGCGCTGCTGCTGGTCACCCACGATCGACGGATGCTGCAGAACGTCCGGTTGGATCGCTCATGGCGGGTCGAGAACGGTCGCGTCGAATAG
- a CDS encoding TetR/AcrR family transcriptional regulator, protein MAVGRPREFEPEHVEREAMKLFWERGFDGVSISDVTAATGVHRRSIYAEFGSKEKLFERATLRYLAGPGGYLTDALAEPTARAVARGPHGCLTVGNAPGLPELRDSTVHRIAKRFDAAVADGDLPAVDTLVLARWIAAVCQGLALAGWPQFPAD, encoded by the coding sequence ATGGCCGTCGGACGACCCCGCGAATTCGAACCCGAGCACGTCGAGCGGGAAGCGATGAAACTCTTCTGGGAACGCGGCTTCGACGGCGTGTCGATCTCGGACGTCACCGCGGCGACCGGGGTCCACCGGCGCAGCATCTACGCCGAGTTCGGATCCAAGGAGAAGCTCTTCGAGCGAGCCACGCTGCGCTACCTGGCCGGCCCGGGCGGCTACCTCACCGACGCGCTCGCAGAGCCGACCGCCCGCGCTGTCGCACGGGGGCCACATGGATGCCTGACGGTGGGGAACGCGCCCGGACTCCCCGAGCTGCGCGACTCCACCGTGCACCGGATCGCCAAACGTTTCGACGCGGCCGTGGCCGACGGCGACCTGCCCGCGGTGGACACGCTGGTGTTGGCACGCTGGATCGCGGCCGTCTGCCAGGGGCTCGCGTTGGCGGGTTGGCCGCAATTTCCGGCTGACTGA
- a CDS encoding SDR family oxidoreductase: protein MSTAPLAGKRALVTGGSRGIGAEIVRRLASDDATVVAIQADSADPAQVARAVEQTVAELDGLEILVNNSAVAHLAPIDEFPAEEFDRLVAINMTKGAVSSFTRGLARDLGSRGITVTNVQPGPIDTDANPDDGAFAESLKQVTAQGHYGHTSDVASLVSFLAGPESGYITGAHLNVDGGFTV from the coding sequence ATGAGCACAGCACCCTTGGCAGGAAAGCGAGCACTGGTGACGGGAGGATCGCGTGGAATCGGCGCCGAGATCGTGCGGCGGCTCGCCTCCGACGACGCCACGGTGGTGGCCATCCAGGCCGATTCCGCGGACCCGGCGCAGGTGGCACGCGCCGTCGAGCAGACCGTGGCCGAACTCGACGGCCTCGAGATCCTGGTGAACAACTCGGCCGTCGCCCACCTCGCACCGATCGACGAGTTCCCGGCCGAGGAGTTCGACCGCCTGGTCGCGATCAACATGACCAAGGGTGCGGTGTCCTCGTTCACCAGAGGACTGGCCCGCGACCTCGGATCGCGTGGCATTACCGTCACCAACGTCCAACCTGGCCCGATCGACACCGACGCCAACCCCGACGACGGTGCCTTCGCCGAGAGTCTGAAGCAGGTGACCGCGCAGGGCCACTACGGACACACCAGCGACGTCGCATCCCTGGTGAGCTTCCTGGCCGGCCCGGAGTCCGGCTACATCACCGGGGCGCACCTGAACGTCGACGGCGGCTTCACCGTGTAG
- a CDS encoding fused (3R)-hydroxyacyl-ACP dehydratase subunits HadA/HadB — MTAPAEASPLEARVGHHYQMDGTYLVGREKVREYARAVQDYHPAHWGVAAAAELGYSDVVAPLTFTSAPGMQCNRRMFEEIVVGYDTYLQTEEVFEQHRPIVAGDELVIDVELSSVRRTAGRDFITVTNTFTDTRGERVHTLHTTVVGVTAEDIDAGVKTAVQNAMMHDMNILDIGGSEDDYEKTVRPAGDIRISDGALTRTPGTPSFDDVKAGDVLPVHHTRLSRGDLVNYAGVAGDANPIHWDEDIARLAGLPDVIAHGMLTMGLGAGFVSAWSGDPGAVTRYTVRLSQPAVVSAKEGADIEYSGKIKSLDPETRSGIVLVGAKSAGKKIFGLATMHIRFR; from the coding sequence ATGACTGCACCAGCAGAAGCCTCGCCGCTCGAAGCGCGGGTCGGCCACCACTACCAGATGGACGGCACCTACCTCGTCGGTCGCGAGAAGGTCCGCGAATACGCCCGCGCGGTGCAGGACTACCACCCCGCGCACTGGGGCGTCGCCGCGGCCGCCGAGCTGGGCTATAGCGACGTCGTCGCGCCGCTGACATTTACTTCGGCCCCGGGCATGCAGTGCAACCGCCGGATGTTCGAGGAGATCGTCGTCGGCTACGACACGTATCTGCAGACCGAAGAGGTCTTCGAGCAGCACCGGCCGATCGTCGCGGGTGACGAGCTGGTCATCGACGTGGAGCTGTCGTCGGTGCGCCGGACGGCCGGCCGGGACTTCATCACCGTGACCAACACCTTCACCGACACGCGCGGCGAGCGGGTGCACACCCTGCACACCACCGTCGTCGGGGTGACGGCCGAAGACATCGACGCCGGAGTCAAGACCGCCGTGCAGAACGCGATGATGCACGATATGAACATCCTCGACATCGGGGGATCCGAGGACGACTACGAGAAGACGGTGCGGCCCGCGGGCGACATCCGGATCTCCGACGGGGCGCTGACCCGCACGCCGGGTACGCCGTCCTTCGACGACGTCAAGGCCGGCGACGTGTTACCCGTCCACCACACCCGACTCTCCCGCGGCGATCTGGTGAACTACGCCGGCGTCGCCGGCGACGCCAACCCGATCCACTGGGACGAGGACATCGCCAGGCTGGCCGGCCTGCCCGACGTGATCGCCCACGGCATGCTCACCATGGGTCTGGGCGCCGGCTTCGTCTCGGCCTGGTCGGGCGACCCCGGCGCGGTGACCCGCTACACGGTGCGGCTGTCCCAGCCGGCGGTGGTGTCGGCCAAGGAGGGCGCCGACATCGAATACAGCGGCAAAATCAAGTCATTGGACCCCGAGACCCGCTCCGGCATCGTGCTGGTCGGCGCGAAGTCGGCGGGGAAAAAGATCTTCGGTCTCGCCACGATGCACATCCGCTTCCGCTGA
- a CDS encoding Ig-like domain-containing protein, whose protein sequence is MAVSLSKIAKSCLLSWQSNLLEVHVRSRSVMGVCGAKRTARAGQTSEGCKMGSGTHRRHAVPSKPRHQKQKNSSNAQATYPTFRLAGGTSTSTAPPLTASTYAKYIGRVGVLAVALGVGAAVTTGHGLGAAHADTGAASKDSSSKDPSSSTASNESTGQVSGEDGGDAEDTADDSDAADQETADTELDDPELDDSETVDEPTQDVEEETEPSTEVVAVPPVDDAAPEAAEQEPVPQSAPASTESTESSADVAPLPGSHDSGAATSDPSGTSVELDSPADPEATALDEDGKDFGTNIFQTSLTDESQPPATASSSAAAPVAAVGSVQAFVSSLLSPFVAPGPVAPAQPPFLWALLGWIHREIQRTFFNRTPDVRPQELTLVLGPGVASGPISFNGYDYEEDAITYFVPTRGVPGGPKHGTVTVDQATGTFTYTPDAGFTGTDDFFVTASDARSRFHLHGLFGFLRPHRGHTDAARITLNVVNPAAPPVVNNDSYATSENNAVVGNVLSNDSDPTHQNLTATLLFGPSHGSVTLTPNGEFTYTPRPGWSGTDDFTYTASNLTFSSTASVTITVTPVNQAPTTVDDSYATTEDMAVTGNVLNNDSDREGAAVTAALVTGASHGDLTFNADGSFTYTPDPDFNGIDHFSYAASDGLLTSAPTLVTITVAAFNDAPVAGDDSFALNEDGILTGSVLRNDSDVDADPLTVSLISGPAHGNLTLNPDGTFSFTPFADYNGTDSFTYTLSDGTAGATATATITIAPVNDSPVAHDGSFVVNEGTSYTGTVNVVDVDGDTLTSTVVDGPNHGTLTLGTDGSFIYTPDAQYSGTDWFAFVVSDGTVSSAPAVIQITIAPVNNAPVAHDDTYSMNEDAILAGSVVFNDADADRDTLTAAVASGPSHGVLVLHANGSFTYTPTAHYHGTDSFTYTLSDGTATSNAATVTIAINPVNDVPVTGDDIYGVDEGAVLTGNVLTNDRDVESQSLTASVADGPLNGTVVLDSDGNFQYTPNANFSGVDWFTYLASDGSAVSTPAVVVIVVAPVNGAPVANDDSYTVVEDGILAGNVLSNDVDDEGDSLTVSLVSAPANGALVLNGDGTFVYTPAANYNGTDSFTYIIGDGSLTSRTATVTVTVTPVNNAPVAVGDSFGTDEDSGLSGDVLTNDTDIDGDSLTATLVTGPAHGTLILNADGSFEYTPHADHRGTDIFTYTVTDGTLTSSVATVSITVNQVNDTPTAVDDFFTIDEDAVQSGTVITNDGDVDGDPLTVSVVDGPARGTLLLNADGTFTYTPHADYHGTDSFTYTVTDGTLTSSVATVSIVIDPVNDSPVAGDDSFTFDEDHILTGGVLANDSDVDGDSLTVSLVNGPARGTLILNADGSFTYTPNADYHGTDSFTYTVTDGTLTSSVATVSFTVNPVNDTPVAGNDSYTVAEDGTFTGNVLSNDTDVDGDNLTATVVDGPAHGTLTFNADGSFTYTPDTDYHGVDSFTYRASDAATTGNTALVTIAVTAVNDAPVSIHDNVTTNEDTSVTGNVLANDTDVDGDALQATVVAGPANGTLILNADGTFTYTPNADFHGTDTFTYEAGDGITTSSAATVSITINPVNDTPVADNDSYATDEDTSLTGSVLANDTDADGNPLTATLVTGPANGTLTLNADGTFTYTPIADYHGTDSFTYTAGDGAAASSTATVNITVAPVNDAPVAAGDAYTTNEDTQLTGNVLTNDIDADGNPLTATVVTGPGRGTLTFNGDGTFTYTPDADYHGTDTFTYEVGDGTATSSVATVSITISPVNDAPVAVNDSYTTNEDTKLTGNVLTNDTDADGNPLTAAVGTGPAHGTLTLNADGSFEYTPDANYHGTDVFTYTINDGALNSRTAIVSIAIAAVNDAPAAVNDSYTINEDTPLTGNVLANDTDVDRDMLKATLVNGPAHGTLTLSENGTFTYTPNTNYNGIDTFTYTVNDGTTTSSFATVSITISPVNNAPAAVNDSYTTAEDTPLGGNVLTNDVDADGNALTATMVVGPTSGTLTLNSDGSFTYTPNANYHGTDSFTYTAGDGTATSTVATVSITVNAVNDAPVATGDTVTTNQNIAVSGNVLNNDTDVDNPKTALTATVVTGPANGTLILNADGTFTYTPNTGYHGADSFTYRLNDGAADSNIAAVSITVMDNVAPAAVGVQTSNGGGTNGLLQQGDSITYTFSEPIDPASILSGWNGTSRNVVVRAYDGNILLGLLGGNDTLQVYDSANSSLLPLGTLDLGRDDYVTGLLGGTITFGASGSPSTMTMSGSTITIVLGTYDSIFLGAGRNIALGTGTMVWTPSTTPKDLAGNALSGAPATESGTADRDF, encoded by the coding sequence TTGGCTGTTTCTCTTTCAAAGATCGCCAAGAGCTGCTTATTATCTTGGCAGTCAAATTTGCTAGAAGTGCACGTTCGGTCTCGATCCGTCATGGGCGTGTGCGGAGCCAAGAGGACGGCCCGGGCGGGCCAGACGAGCGAGGGTTGCAAAATGGGCTCAGGAACCCATCGTCGGCATGCCGTACCGAGCAAACCTCGCCACCAGAAGCAGAAGAACTCCAGCAACGCACAGGCGACCTACCCGACCTTCCGCCTCGCAGGCGGCACCTCCACCTCGACCGCTCCTCCGCTCACCGCAAGCACCTACGCGAAGTACATCGGCCGGGTCGGCGTGCTGGCGGTGGCTCTTGGTGTCGGCGCTGCGGTTACCACAGGCCACGGGCTCGGGGCAGCGCACGCCGACACCGGCGCGGCATCCAAGGACTCCTCGTCGAAGGATCCGTCGTCTTCAACAGCGTCGAATGAGTCGACCGGCCAGGTGTCTGGCGAGGACGGTGGAGACGCCGAAGACACCGCAGACGACTCCGATGCCGCCGACCAGGAGACGGCCGACACGGAACTCGACGACCCCGAACTCGACGACTCCGAGACGGTGGACGAGCCGACCCAGGATGTCGAGGAGGAGACCGAACCGTCGACCGAAGTGGTGGCTGTTCCGCCGGTCGACGATGCGGCACCGGAGGCTGCCGAGCAGGAGCCCGTGCCGCAGAGCGCGCCCGCGTCCACCGAGTCCACAGAAAGTTCGGCCGACGTTGCGCCGCTTCCCGGATCGCACGACTCCGGCGCGGCGACCTCGGATCCATCCGGCACATCGGTCGAGCTGGATTCACCGGCCGACCCGGAGGCAACGGCCCTGGACGAGGACGGAAAAGACTTCGGGACCAACATCTTTCAGACAAGTCTCACCGACGAATCCCAGCCGCCGGCCACGGCGTCTTCTTCCGCGGCAGCTCCGGTCGCCGCGGTCGGGAGCGTCCAGGCCTTCGTCTCCTCGCTTTTGTCCCCGTTCGTGGCGCCGGGGCCGGTCGCACCGGCACAGCCCCCATTTCTGTGGGCACTGCTGGGATGGATTCACCGCGAGATCCAGCGCACGTTCTTCAACCGCACCCCTGATGTGCGGCCACAGGAGCTGACGCTCGTGCTGGGCCCGGGCGTGGCGAGTGGCCCCATCTCGTTCAACGGTTACGACTACGAAGAAGACGCGATAACCTACTTCGTGCCGACGCGCGGTGTCCCCGGCGGCCCCAAGCACGGCACCGTGACCGTCGATCAGGCGACGGGCACGTTCACCTACACGCCCGACGCGGGCTTCACCGGCACTGACGATTTCTTCGTCACCGCAAGCGATGCCCGTAGCCGCTTCCACCTCCACGGGCTGTTCGGATTTCTGCGGCCGCACCGGGGTCATACCGATGCCGCGAGGATCACCCTGAACGTCGTCAACCCGGCCGCCCCGCCGGTGGTGAACAACGACTCTTACGCGACCTCCGAGAACAACGCAGTGGTGGGCAACGTGCTGTCCAACGACAGCGATCCCACCCATCAGAACTTGACCGCCACACTGCTATTCGGTCCCTCCCACGGCAGCGTCACGCTGACGCCGAACGGAGAGTTCACCTACACACCGAGGCCCGGCTGGAGCGGCACAGACGACTTCACCTACACCGCATCCAATCTCACGTTCAGCTCGACTGCGAGCGTGACGATCACCGTCACCCCCGTCAACCAGGCTCCGACGACCGTCGACGACTCCTACGCGACGACCGAGGACATGGCGGTCACCGGGAACGTCCTGAACAACGACAGCGACCGCGAAGGCGCCGCTGTCACCGCGGCGCTCGTGACCGGCGCCAGTCACGGCGACCTCACGTTCAATGCCGACGGATCGTTCACCTACACGCCGGACCCCGACTTCAACGGCATCGACCACTTCTCCTATGCCGCCTCGGACGGATTGCTCACCAGCGCACCGACGCTGGTGACGATCACTGTTGCCGCGTTCAACGACGCGCCGGTGGCCGGCGACGACTCCTTCGCCCTCAACGAGGACGGCATCCTGACCGGTTCGGTGCTGCGCAACGACAGCGACGTGGATGCCGATCCGCTGACTGTGTCGCTGATCTCGGGGCCGGCCCACGGCAACCTCACCTTGAATCCGGACGGGACGTTCTCGTTCACGCCGTTCGCCGACTACAACGGAACCGACTCGTTCACCTACACCCTCAGCGACGGAACGGCCGGCGCCACCGCCACCGCCACCATCACGATCGCCCCGGTCAACGATTCCCCCGTTGCGCATGACGGGTCGTTCGTCGTCAACGAGGGAACCAGCTACACCGGCACCGTGAATGTCGTCGACGTCGACGGCGACACCCTGACCAGCACGGTCGTCGACGGCCCGAACCACGGCACGCTGACACTGGGTACCGACGGGTCGTTCATCTACACCCCCGATGCCCAGTACAGCGGGACGGACTGGTTCGCGTTCGTGGTCTCCGACGGCACGGTCTCCAGTGCGCCCGCCGTCATCCAGATCACGATCGCACCCGTCAACAACGCGCCCGTCGCCCATGACGACACCTACTCGATGAACGAGGACGCCATCCTGGCCGGCTCGGTGGTGTTCAACGACGCGGATGCGGACCGCGACACCCTCACCGCCGCAGTCGCATCCGGACCGAGCCACGGTGTGCTGGTCCTCCATGCGAACGGCTCGTTCACCTACACGCCCACCGCCCACTACCACGGCACCGACAGCTTCACCTACACCCTCAGCGACGGCACCGCCACGAGCAACGCCGCCACCGTGACCATCGCGATCAACCCGGTCAACGATGTTCCCGTCACCGGTGACGACATCTACGGCGTCGACGAAGGTGCCGTGCTGACCGGCAACGTCCTGACCAATGACCGTGACGTGGAATCCCAGTCACTGACGGCGTCTGTGGCCGACGGCCCCCTGAACGGCACCGTGGTTCTCGACTCCGACGGCAACTTCCAGTACACGCCCAACGCGAACTTCAGCGGAGTGGACTGGTTCACCTACCTCGCTTCCGACGGCTCGGCCGTCAGCACACCGGCGGTGGTGGTGATCGTGGTCGCACCGGTCAACGGCGCGCCGGTGGCCAACGACGACAGTTACACGGTGGTCGAGGACGGCATCCTGGCCGGCAACGTGCTGTCGAATGACGTTGACGATGAGGGAGATTCACTGACCGTGTCTCTGGTCAGCGCGCCGGCGAACGGTGCGCTGGTGTTGAACGGCGACGGCACGTTCGTGTACACACCGGCCGCGAACTACAACGGCACGGACTCATTCACCTACATCATCGGCGACGGCAGCCTCACCAGCCGGACAGCGACTGTCACCGTCACCGTCACGCCAGTCAACAACGCGCCGGTCGCCGTCGGCGATTCCTTCGGCACCGACGAAGACTCCGGGCTGTCGGGCGATGTGCTGACCAACGACACCGACATCGACGGCGACAGCCTGACCGCCACGCTGGTCACCGGCCCGGCACACGGAACCCTCATCCTCAACGCCGACGGTTCGTTCGAATACACCCCGCACGCCGACCACCGTGGCACCGACATCTTCACCTACACCGTCACCGACGGCACCCTCACCAGCTCGGTGGCCACCGTCAGCATCACCGTCAACCAGGTCAACGACACCCCCACCGCGGTCGATGATTTCTTCACCATCGACGAGGATGCTGTCCAGTCCGGCACGGTGATCACCAATGACGGTGATGTGGACGGCGACCCGTTGACCGTGTCCGTGGTCGACGGACCCGCCCGCGGCACCCTGCTCCTCAACGCCGACGGCACCTTCACCTACACCCCGCACGCCGACTACCACGGCACCGACAGCTTCACCTACACCGTCACCGACGGTACCCTCACCAGCTCGGTGGCCACCGTCAGCATCGTCATCGACCCGGTGAACGACAGCCCCGTCGCCGGCGACGACTCGTTCACGTTCGACGAGGACCACATCCTGACCGGTGGAGTGCTCGCCAATGACAGTGATGTGGACGGTGATTCGCTGACCGTGTCCCTCGTCAACGGCCCCGCCCGCGGCACCCTGATCCTCAACGCCGACGGCAGTTTCACCTACACCCCGAACGCCGACTACCACGGCACCGACAGCTTCACCTACACCGTCACCGACGGCACCCTCACCAGCTCGGTGGCCACCGTGAGCTTCACCGTCAACCCGGTCAACGACACCCCCGTCGCCGGCAACGATTCGTACACCGTCGCCGAGGACGGCACCTTCACCGGTAACGTTTTGTCCAACGACACCGACGTCGACGGCGACAACCTGACCGCGACGGTGGTGGACGGACCCGCCCACGGCACGCTGACCTTCAACGCCGACGGCAGTTTCACCTATACCCCCGACACCGACTACCACGGTGTGGACAGCTTCACCTACCGGGCTTCGGACGCAGCCACGACCGGTAACACCGCACTGGTCACGATCGCGGTGACCGCCGTCAACGACGCCCCGGTGTCGATCCACGACAACGTCACCACGAATGAGGACACCTCGGTGACGGGCAATGTCCTGGCCAACGACACCGACGTCGACGGCGACGCGCTGCAAGCGACGGTGGTGGCCGGACCCGCCAACGGCACGTTGATCCTCAACGCCGACGGCACCTTCACCTACACCCCGAACGCCGATTTCCACGGCACCGACACCTTCACCTACGAGGCCGGCGACGGCATCACCACGAGTTCTGCTGCCACCGTGAGCATCACGATCAACCCGGTGAACGACACCCCGGTCGCCGACAACGACAGCTACGCCACCGACGAAGACACCTCATTGACCGGAAGCGTCCTGGCCAACGACACCGATGCTGACGGCAACCCGCTCACCGCAACGCTTGTCACCGGACCCGCCAACGGCACGCTCACGCTCAACGCCGACGGCACCTTCACCTACACCCCCATCGCCGACTACCACGGCACCGACAGCTTCACCTACACCGCCGGCGACGGCGCGGCCGCCAGCAGCACCGCCACTGTCAACATCACCGTCGCGCCGGTCAACGACGCACCGGTCGCCGCGGGCGACGCCTACACCACCAACGAAGACACTCAGCTGACCGGCAACGTACTGACCAACGACATTGACGCCGACGGAAACCCGCTTACCGCAACGGTGGTGACCGGGCCCGGCCGGGGCACACTGACGTTCAACGGCGACGGTACCTTCACCTACACCCCGGACGCCGACTACCACGGCACCGACACCTTCACCTACGAAGTAGGCGACGGCACCGCTACCAGTTCCGTTGCCACCGTCAGCATCACGATCAGCCCGGTCAACGACGCACCGGTCGCGGTCAACGACAGCTACACCACGAACGAAGACACCAAGCTCACCGGTAACGTGCTGACCAACGACACCGATGCCGACGGAAACCCGCTCACCGCGGCGGTGGGCACCGGACCGGCGCACGGCACCCTGACCCTCAACGCCGACGGGTCGTTCGAGTACACCCCGGATGCCAATTACCACGGCACCGACGTGTTCACCTACACGATCAACGACGGCGCGCTCAACAGCAGGACCGCGATCGTGAGTATCGCCATCGCCGCCGTCAACGACGCCCCCGCAGCCGTGAACGACAGCTACACCATCAACGAAGACACCCCCCTCACGGGCAACGTCCTGGCCAACGACACCGACGTCGACCGCGACATGCTGAAAGCGACCCTGGTGAACGGGCCCGCGCACGGCACCCTCACCCTCAGTGAGAACGGCACCTTCACCTACACCCCGAACACCAACTACAACGGCATCGACACCTTCACCTACACGGTCAACGACGGTACCACCACCAGTTCCTTTGCCACCGTGAGCATCACGATCAGCCCGGTCAACAACGCACCCGCGGCCGTCAACGACAGCTACACCACCGCCGAGGACACGCCATTGGGCGGCAACGTGCTGACCAACGACGTCGACGCCGACGGCAACGCCCTGACCGCGACCATGGTCGTGGGACCCACGTCCGGCACCCTGACCCTCAACAGCGACGGCTCGTTCACCTACACCCCGAACGCCAACTACCACGGCACCGACAGCTTTACCTACACCGCCGGTGACGGCACTGCCACCAGCACGGTGGCCACCGTGAGCATCACAGTCAACGCCGTCAACGACGCCCCCGTCGCCACCGGCGACACCGTCACCACCAACCAGAACATCGCGGTCAGCGGCAACGTGCTCAACAACGACACCGATGTCGACAATCCCAAGACCGCGCTGACCGCCACGGTGGTCACCGGCCCCGCCAACGGCACCCTGATCCTCAATGCCGACGGCACCTTCACCTACACCCCGAACACCGGCTATCACGGCGCCGACAGCTTCACCTACCGGCTCAACGACGGTGCTGCGGACAGCAATATCGCCGCCGTCAGCATCACGGTCATGGACAACGTGGCGCCGGCGGCGGTCGGGGTTCAGACCTCCAACGGCGGCGGCACCAACGGGCTTCTACAGCAAGGCGACAGCATCACCTACACCTTCAGCGAGCCGATAGATCCCGCTTCGATCCTGTCCGGCTGGAACGGCACATCCAGAAACGTCGTCGTCCGGGCCTACGACGGCAACATCCTGCTCGGCCTGCTGGGCGGCAACGACACCCTCCAGGTCTACGACTCGGCCAACAGCAGTCTGCTGCCATTGGGCACCCTCGACCTGGGCCGCGACGACTACGTCACCGGGCTGCTCGGCGGCACCATCACATTCGGCGCTTCCGGCAGCCCGTCCACGATGACGATGAGCGGCAGCACGATCACCATCGTGCTGGGCACTTACGATTCCATCTTCCTCGGCGCCGGCCGCAACATCGCACTGGGAACCGGAACCATGGTCTGGACGCCGTCGACGACGCCGAAGGACCTTGCGGGCAACGCCCTCTCAGGCGCACCGGCCACCGAGTCGGGAACCGCTGACAGGGACTTCTGA